A stretch of the Heterodontus francisci isolate sHetFra1 chromosome 10, sHetFra1.hap1, whole genome shotgun sequence genome encodes the following:
- the prrg1 gene encoding transmembrane gamma-carboxyglutamic acid protein 1 — MQGVFLTDGEANSVLRRFRRKNTFLEELQQGNIERECRKEVCTYEEAREAFENDEKTNEFWTNYIKEQNEDQGNDSGVNMESVYLVAPLMAGLLMIIIILFAIWRCQVRKANRRQNAYVQSQDQANQPTRNLSVVVFGYNEHPVSPFDRLRAQQPEAMTTDYSNGNGLPVPSVRLNSDLPPTYDEATGQVDNIRINSDAQHSEDPPKYEEIVTSNVAKNAPDVANNAR; from the exons TGTTCCTGACAGATGGTGAAGCCAACTCAGTTCTGAGAAGGTTTCGAAGAAAAAATACCTTCTTGGAAGAATTGCAACAAGGCAACATAGAACGTGAATGCCGAAAAGAAGTTTGTACTTATGAAGAAGCGAGAGAAGCTTTTGAAAATGATGAAAAGACA AATGAATTCTGGACAAATTACATAAAGGAACAAAATGAGGATCAAGGAAATGACTCTGGTGTCAATATGGAATCAGTTTATCTTGTAGCTCCTCTAATGGCAGGACTACTCATGATTATTATTATACTCTTTGCTATCTGGAGGTGCCAGGTGAGAAAGGCAAATCGCAGGCAGAATGCTTATGTGCAGTCACAGGACCAGGCAAACCAACCCACCAGAAACTTATCAGTGGTTGTGTTTGGTTACAACGAGCATCCTGTCAGTCCATTTGATAGATTACGTGCACAGCAACCAGAAGCAATGACTACTGATTACTCCAATGGGAATGGACTCCCTGTACCATCTGTACGCTTAAATTCAGATCTACCCCCAACCTACGATGAGGCTACTGGGCAGGTGGATAATATAAGAATTAATAGTGATGCACAACACAGTGAAGATCCTCCAAAGTATGAAGAAATTGTGACCTCAAATGTAGCTAAAAATGCCCCTGACGTTGCCAATAATGCTAGATGA